Proteins encoded together in one Roseibacterium elongatum DSM 19469 window:
- a CDS encoding sulfatase-like hydrolase/transferase, giving the protein MVLIQPNHPAAMTWAALLVFPLELPAILLGLIAMPRRGWGRLLRAALVVVLTLIAVLKAADFAMFVALGRGFNPVADLALIEAAFRLSTGAIGLLPSIAAACAALIAVVGVGRALWWATGVWAGIAPPSHMAKGLAVAGILCAGVAVAEIGHAMGRWTLTLPPPGAAFTARVGVERVQMARATLADLRAFEAAAANDPYAGRDTLLRGIDRDVLVVFVESYGRTSLDTPFYTDTHLATLRRAQDRLAAQGLSMRSGFLAAPTRGGQSWLSHATFANGLWIADQTSYGAVLASGRQSLFHLASEAGFRTAAVMPQITLDWPEAALMGFETVLAAEDLGYAGLPFNWVTMPDQFTFAALDRLLRDGRDDRPLFAQLALGSSHAPWVPVPDLVAWDEIGDGTVFNAMALSGDPPEVVWRDRDRVRDQYRQAVDYALRVVFDYVARHADTPPLIFVIGDHQAAGFVALDDRPDVPVHVIGPDHLVAETALWGWSEGLIPDAETEVRSMADMRNLILDSYSHPPRPGGGS; this is encoded by the coding sequence ATGGTTCTGATCCAGCCCAACCACCCCGCTGCGATGACATGGGCCGCCTTGTTGGTCTTTCCGCTTGAATTGCCGGCCATCCTGCTGGGGCTGATCGCCATGCCGCGTCGGGGATGGGGGCGGCTGTTGCGCGCCGCGCTCGTGGTGGTTCTCACGCTGATCGCGGTGCTGAAGGCGGCGGATTTCGCGATGTTCGTCGCGCTTGGGCGCGGTTTCAACCCGGTGGCGGACCTCGCCTTGATTGAGGCGGCGTTCCGGCTGAGCACCGGGGCGATCGGGCTGTTGCCCAGCATCGCCGCTGCATGCGCCGCCCTGATCGCGGTGGTCGGTGTGGGGCGTGCCCTGTGGTGGGCGACCGGGGTCTGGGCAGGTATCGCGCCGCCGTCGCATATGGCCAAGGGGCTGGCTGTGGCCGGGATCCTGTGCGCCGGTGTGGCTGTGGCCGAGATTGGACATGCCATGGGGCGCTGGACCCTGACGCTCCCGCCGCCGGGGGCGGCCTTTACCGCCCGCGTGGGCGTCGAGCGGGTTCAGATGGCCCGTGCGACGCTGGCGGATCTGCGCGCCTTCGAGGCCGCGGCTGCAAACGACCCCTATGCCGGGCGCGATACCCTGCTGCGCGGTATCGACCGGGACGTTCTGGTCGTGTTCGTCGAAAGCTATGGCCGCACAAGCCTCGACACGCCCTTTTATACCGACACCCATCTGGCCACGTTGCGCCGCGCGCAGGACCGTCTTGCTGCACAAGGCCTTTCCATGCGGTCGGGGTTTCTTGCGGCCCCCACACGCGGCGGGCAAAGCTGGCTCAGCCATGCTACCTTTGCCAACGGCCTCTGGATTGCGGATCAGACAAGTTACGGTGCCGTGCTGGCCAGTGGCCGGCAGTCGCTGTTTCATCTCGCCTCGGAGGCGGGGTTTCGAACCGCCGCGGTGATGCCACAGATCACGTTGGATTGGCCCGAGGCCGCGTTGATGGGCTTCGAAACCGTTCTGGCCGCCGAGGATCTGGGATATGCGGGACTGCCGTTCAACTGGGTGACGATGCCCGATCAGTTCACCTTCGCCGCGCTGGATCGCCTGCTGCGCGATGGCCGCGATGACCGGCCGCTTTTCGCGCAACTTGCGCTTGGCTCGTCGCACGCGCCCTGGGTGCCGGTGCCAGACCTCGTCGCCTGGGACGAGATTGGAGACGGGACGGTCTTCAACGCCATGGCCCTGTCCGGCGACCCGCCCGAAGTTGTCTGGCGCGACCGCGACCGGGTGCGGGATCAATATCGCCAGGCCGTCGACTATGCGCTGCGCGTCGTCTTCGACTATGTGGCCCGCCATGCCGACACCCCTCCGCTGATCTTCGTGATCGGCGATCATCAGGCGGCCGGTTTCGTCGCCCTGGATGACCGCCCCGATGTGCCGGTCCATGTGATCGGGCCCGACCATCTGGTGGCCGAGACCGCGCTGTGGGGCTGGTCCGAGGGTCTGATCCCCGATGCCGAGACCGAGGTTCGGTCGATGGCCGACATGCGCAATCTGATCCTGGACTCCTATTCCCATCCGCCGCGACCGGGGGGCGGCAGTTGA
- a CDS encoding CDP-alcohol phosphatidyltransferase family protein produces the protein MFAGVVAALTLVPLGTDVGPSLAALLVFGTGAVIAGRALQLGYPHAHLGLCNVITLFRLALTAALVAPLLMASGPSWAVFAIALVALSLDGVDGWFARRQGYVSRFGARFDMEVDSLLALVLALGAAISGGVGPLAILLGLPRYAFALGAWRLSWMRRDLPERQSRKTVCVIQLGVLIALQAPIVPWGLAVVLVAVASGALVWSFARDLIWLWRRRG, from the coding sequence ATGTTCGCAGGCGTGGTTGCCGCCCTGACGTTGGTCCCACTCGGGACCGATGTCGGCCCGAGCCTTGCGGCCCTGCTTGTGTTCGGCACGGGCGCGGTCATCGCAGGGCGGGCGCTGCAGCTGGGCTACCCGCACGCGCATTTGGGCCTGTGCAACGTCATCACCCTTTTTCGACTGGCTTTGACCGCTGCCCTTGTCGCGCCGCTTTTGATGGCGAGCGGGCCATCCTGGGCGGTCTTTGCCATCGCCTTGGTCGCCTTGAGCCTGGACGGGGTCGACGGATGGTTTGCGCGGCGGCAGGGGTATGTGTCGCGTTTTGGCGCGCGTTTCGACATGGAGGTCGACAGCCTGCTCGCGCTGGTCCTGGCCCTTGGTGCGGCGATATCGGGGGGGGTGGGTCCGCTTGCCATTCTCCTCGGCCTGCCACGCTATGCTTTTGCGTTGGGGGCGTGGCGCCTGTCCTGGATGCGCCGCGACCTGCCCGAACGACAAAGTCGCAAGACTGTCTGCGTCATCCAACTTGGCGTGTTGATCGCGCTTCAGGCTCCGATCGTGCCTTGGGGCCTTGCCGTGGTCCTGGTGGCTGTGGCTTCGGGCGCGCTTGTCTGGTCCTTCGCCCGCGACCTGATCTGGCTGTGGCGACGGCGCGGATGA
- a CDS encoding cytochrome b: MPNPDTRYRRTARLIHWAMAILVLGMIPAGVAMVQPGIERSVQNALFLFHKNVGVVLLLLIVLRALYRWRHPPAPLPGDLPAWQHRAAGVSHVALYALLFLVPIAGYIRVMAGGFPIETLDWLGVPSLVPRSDALAEVAKTVHYFGGIALALLIATHIAAAAYHGIIRRDGVFSRMWPPFAKHGG; encoded by the coding sequence GTGCCCAACCCCGACACGCGATATCGCCGCACCGCGCGCCTGATTCACTGGGCCATGGCCATCCTGGTTCTCGGCATGATCCCGGCCGGCGTGGCGATGGTTCAGCCCGGTATCGAGCGATCCGTCCAGAATGCGCTATTCCTGTTTCACAAGAACGTCGGGGTGGTGTTGCTCCTGCTGATCGTGCTGCGCGCCCTCTATCGCTGGCGTCACCCGCCCGCGCCGCTGCCCGGCGATCTTCCGGCATGGCAGCACCGCGCCGCCGGGGTGTCACATGTCGCGCTCTACGCATTGCTCTTTCTGGTGCCGATCGCCGGCTATATCCGCGTGATGGCCGGTGGCTTTCCCATCGAAACGCTGGACTGGCTGGGCGTACCCTCGTTGGTGCCACGGTCGGATGCGCTGGCCGAGGTGGCGAAGACGGTTCACTATTTCGGCGGGATCGCGCTCGCCCTGCTGATCGCAACGCATATCGCGGCTGCTGCCTATCACGGCATCATCCGCCGCGATGGCGTATTTTCGCGCATGTGGCCGCCCTTTGCCAAACACGGTGGCTAA